A single window of Syntrophotalea acetylenica DNA harbors:
- a CDS encoding uracil-DNA glycosylase produces the protein MSELEPAKGRQRVEYWNRPVPGFGDPAARVFLLGLAPGAHGANRTGRPFTGDGAGDFMYPLLHAAGFASQPQAEHPGDGLTLQDLYISNAVKCVPPQNKPQHIEFRQCRPFLAAEQKRLKNLKVVMALGRGAFDSYLRLCQESGIVERAADYPFAHAACYQLPTGLWVVACYHTSRYNVNTGRINAKMFMDLLRQVRILAENG, from the coding sequence ATGAGCGAACTTGAGCCGGCGAAGGGGCGGCAGCGCGTGGAATACTGGAATCGGCCAGTGCCCGGGTTCGGTGATCCCGCCGCGCGGGTTTTCCTGCTGGGCCTGGCGCCGGGTGCGCATGGCGCCAACCGTACCGGCCGGCCGTTTACCGGGGATGGCGCGGGAGATTTCATGTATCCGTTGTTGCATGCCGCAGGTTTTGCCAGCCAGCCGCAAGCCGAACACCCCGGAGACGGACTGACGCTGCAGGATCTTTATATCAGCAATGCGGTTAAATGTGTGCCGCCACAAAACAAACCGCAGCATATCGAATTCAGACAATGCCGGCCCTTTCTGGCCGCGGAACAGAAGCGCCTGAAGAATCTGAAGGTGGTAATGGCTCTGGGCCGTGGGGCTTTTGACAGTTACCTGCGTCTGTGCCAGGAGTCCGGAATTGTTGAGCGAGCTGCCGATTATCCCTTTGCGCATGCAGCATGCTACCAGTTGCCGACCGGGCTTTGGGTCGTCGCCTGCTACCATACCAGCCGCTACAATGTGAATACGGGGCGGATCAATGCAAAGATGTTCATGGATTTGCTTCGGCAGGTACGTATTCTGGCAGAAAACGGTTGA
- a CDS encoding DEAD/DEAH box helicase yields MQFTELDLPQQVQQGIDAMGFTVLTPVQEQSIPLALDGKDVAAQAQTGTGKTAAFLISLFARLIAEPCPKPTAPRALILAPTRELVVQIAEDATGLGRFSNFTIQPIFGGVDYEKQRQALHGGVDIIIATPGRLIDYVKQGAVSLGSIQTLVIDEADRMFDMGFIRDLRYILRKLPPFERRQTMLFSATLSQRVMELAYEFMNLAEKVKVAPEMVTAEQIEEVLYHVARREKFALLMGLLKKEPATCVMLFVNTKREAERLSGRLRANGFKAALISGDIPQKKRMRILDDFKEGRIHFLVGTDVASRGIHVDGVTHVINYDLPQDREDYVHRVGRTARAGAAGKAISFADEDTVFYLADIEDYIGHRVPSVFPEDSDFCHDFKSYTPAAKKPVRPRGGAPAAGAGKDRPRRRRPSGRTRKTSSQASEKDKP; encoded by the coding sequence ATGCAGTTTACCGAACTCGATCTTCCCCAGCAGGTGCAACAGGGCATCGATGCCATGGGTTTTACCGTCCTGACTCCAGTGCAGGAACAATCCATCCCTCTGGCGCTCGATGGCAAGGATGTGGCCGCGCAGGCGCAGACCGGCACCGGCAAAACCGCCGCATTTCTGATTTCCCTGTTTGCCCGGTTGATTGCCGAGCCCTGTCCGAAACCAACGGCGCCGCGAGCGCTGATTCTTGCTCCTACCCGGGAATTGGTTGTGCAGATTGCCGAAGATGCCACCGGACTTGGGCGCTTCAGTAATTTTACCATTCAACCGATTTTCGGCGGTGTCGATTATGAAAAGCAGCGACAGGCCCTGCACGGCGGCGTGGATATCATCATCGCAACGCCTGGCCGTCTTATCGATTATGTCAAGCAAGGCGCCGTTTCTCTGGGCAGTATTCAGACTCTCGTCATAGACGAAGCGGATCGCATGTTCGATATGGGATTTATTCGGGATCTAAGGTATATTTTGCGTAAATTGCCGCCCTTCGAACGTCGACAGACCATGCTTTTTTCAGCCACTTTGTCCCAGCGGGTGATGGAACTTGCCTATGAGTTCATGAACCTTGCCGAAAAAGTCAAAGTGGCGCCGGAAATGGTTACGGCCGAACAGATTGAAGAGGTGCTCTACCATGTTGCGCGCCGTGAAAAGTTTGCCCTGTTGATGGGGCTGCTGAAAAAGGAACCGGCAACCTGCGTGATGCTGTTTGTCAATACAAAACGGGAAGCCGAACGTCTGTCCGGTCGTTTGCGGGCCAACGGCTTCAAGGCTGCCCTCATCTCCGGTGACATCCCCCAGAAAAAGCGGATGCGCATCCTGGACGATTTCAAGGAAGGCCGCATTCATTTCCTCGTCGGCACCGATGTGGCGTCCCGGGGGATCCATGTCGACGGCGTTACCCATGTCATCAATTACGATCTGCCCCAGGACCGTGAAGACTACGTGCATCGCGTCGGGCGCACGGCGCGCGCGGGTGCTGCCGGCAAGGCCATCAGTTTTGCCGATGAGGATACCGTTTTTTACCTGGCCGACATCGAAGACTATATTGGCCATCGGGTTCCCTCCGTGTTCCCCGAAGACAGCGATTTCTGCCATGATTTCAAATCCTACACACCTGCGGCCAAAAAGCCCGTCCGGCCCCGCGGAGGGGCCCCTGCCGCAGGCGCCGGCAAGGACAGGCCACGGCGGCGGCGCCCGTCAGGGCGAACCAGGAAGACCTCATCGCAGGCTTCGGAAAAAGACAAGCCGTGA
- a CDS encoding phosphoribosylanthranilate isomerase: MNPTRIKICGITRIDDAIHAARCGADALGFVFYERSPRHVEPARVREIVEALPPFVTTVGLFVNREVGQVRQIADFCGLDVIQLHGDESPAICRQLAPYRVIKALRLRDEKILDRLDSYPARAILLDAYVPDQFGGTGHRCDWQLAARVAREYPVILAGGLDSDCVAEAVARVRPYGVDVSSGVEQAPGIKDPHKVAAFIHKVKSVRNCGASA, encoded by the coding sequence GTGAATCCGACCAGGATTAAAATATGCGGCATAACCCGCATCGATGACGCAATACATGCCGCGCGTTGTGGTGCCGATGCGCTCGGATTCGTGTTTTATGAACGCAGCCCACGCCATGTTGAACCGGCGCGGGTGCGGGAAATTGTCGAAGCACTGCCGCCTTTCGTGACAACTGTCGGGCTTTTCGTGAATCGGGAGGTCGGGCAGGTGCGGCAAATTGCCGATTTCTGCGGGCTGGATGTCATTCAGTTGCACGGTGACGAGTCCCCTGCCATCTGTCGTCAGCTGGCTCCCTATCGGGTAATCAAGGCGTTGCGCTTGCGCGATGAAAAAATCCTGGACCGGCTGGACAGCTATCCCGCGAGGGCGATTCTTCTCGATGCATACGTTCCGGACCAGTTCGGCGGTACCGGGCATCGCTGCGATTGGCAGCTTGCGGCACGGGTCGCTCGGGAGTATCCCGTTATCCTGGCTGGTGGCCTCGATTCAGATTGCGTGGCCGAAGCGGTAGCCAGGGTACGGCCGTATGGCGTTGATGTCTCCAGCGGGGTGGAGCAGGCACCCGGCATCAAGGATCCGCACAAAGTGGCGGCCTTCATTCATAAAGTTAAAAGCGTTCGCAATTGCGGCGCATCAGCATAG
- the trpC gene encoding indole-3-glycerol phosphate synthase TrpC, with amino-acid sequence MILDKILTHKAGEVQAARQVLPLADLQARLQECDAIRPFSEALRRRAQNGTAVIAEVKKGSPSKGVIRADFDPVDIACRYQRAGAACLSVLTDARFFFGRIDYLAAIRHAVRLPLLRKDFIIDPYQVYEARICGADAILLIAAALDDGALADLAGLAAELKMDVLLEVHDQAELERALRVPTPMLGINNRNLKTFHTDLAVTERLLPSVPADRLVVSESGIHCREDICRLQRAGADAFLIGESLVREQDIEGKLAMLLGDSLA; translated from the coding sequence GTGATACTCGACAAGATACTGACGCATAAGGCCGGGGAGGTTCAGGCGGCCCGGCAGGTGCTGCCGCTGGCGGATTTGCAGGCCCGGCTGCAGGAATGCGACGCGATTCGACCTTTTTCAGAAGCTTTGCGAAGGCGGGCTCAGAATGGCACGGCGGTAATTGCCGAGGTTAAAAAAGGGTCACCTTCCAAGGGCGTGATCCGCGCTGATTTCGACCCCGTGGATATCGCATGCCGTTATCAGCGCGCGGGGGCTGCCTGCCTGTCCGTGCTCACCGATGCGAGGTTTTTTTTCGGGAGGATCGATTATCTGGCCGCTATCCGGCATGCGGTCCGACTGCCCTTGCTGCGCAAGGACTTTATCATCGATCCTTACCAGGTTTATGAGGCTCGGATATGTGGTGCCGATGCCATTTTGCTGATCGCCGCCGCGCTGGACGATGGGGCCCTGGCCGATCTGGCCGGTCTGGCCGCGGAGCTGAAAATGGACGTGCTGCTGGAGGTGCATGACCAGGCGGAGCTGGAGCGTGCGTTGCGGGTGCCGACGCCGATGCTCGGCATCAACAACCGGAATCTGAAAACCTTTCATACCGACCTGGCGGTGACGGAGCGACTTTTGCCGAGCGTCCCGGCCGACCGGCTGGTGGTCTCCGAGAGCGGTATACATTGTCGTGAAGACATCTGTCGTTTGCAACGTGCTGGTGCCGATGCATTTTTGATCGGCGAAAGTCTGGTGCGCGAACAGGATATTGAAGGCAAGCTGGCTATGTTGCTGGGCGATTCTCTCGCTTGA
- the trpD gene encoding anthranilate phosphoribosyltransferase has translation MIKQAIARVVEGENLSEADMIEVMNLIMGGEATSAQIGAFIVALRMKGETVDEITGAARVMRDHATPVRVGKVLDIDREEINLDQETMSAVLDTCGTGGSGTKSFNISTTVAFVVAACGVKVAKHGNRSVSSLCGSADVLEALGVNLDVSAQTVEHCIAETGIGFLFAPALHGAMRYAIGPRREIGIRTIFNILGPLTNPAGADRQVLGVYKDDLVPTLAEVLCRLGCRRGFVVHGLDGMDEVTLTAGTRVADIDDGVFQLKTITPEDFGLKRCRLEDLTGGDARCNAELVRAILRGDKGPRRDIVLLNGAFALVAAGMADSIGKGLCMAAAAIDEGRAMEKLNALIRMTQT, from the coding sequence ATGATCAAACAGGCTATCGCCCGTGTCGTTGAAGGGGAGAATCTCAGCGAAGCGGACATGATTGAAGTCATGAACCTGATCATGGGGGGGGAGGCGACCTCCGCCCAAATCGGGGCTTTTATCGTGGCACTGCGCATGAAGGGGGAGACGGTCGATGAGATTACCGGTGCGGCCCGGGTCATGCGTGACCATGCGACGCCGGTAAGGGTCGGCAAGGTACTGGACATCGACCGCGAAGAGATCAATCTTGATCAGGAGACCATGTCAGCTGTTCTCGATACCTGCGGTACCGGCGGCAGTGGCACGAAATCCTTCAATATTTCAACGACGGTTGCGTTTGTCGTGGCCGCCTGCGGCGTGAAAGTCGCCAAACATGGCAACCGCAGCGTTTCTTCGCTGTGTGGCAGCGCCGATGTGCTGGAGGCCCTTGGCGTCAACCTGGATGTCAGTGCGCAAACGGTGGAACATTGTATCGCCGAGACCGGCATCGGTTTTCTATTCGCGCCGGCTTTGCACGGGGCCATGCGTTACGCCATAGGCCCGCGGCGGGAAATCGGCATCCGTACGATTTTCAATATTCTCGGCCCTCTGACCAATCCGGCTGGTGCCGACCGCCAGGTGCTTGGAGTTTACAAGGACGACCTGGTGCCCACGCTTGCGGAGGTGTTGTGTCGGCTGGGCTGCCGACGGGGATTTGTCGTCCACGGGCTGGATGGCATGGATGAGGTGACCCTCACCGCTGGGACGCGTGTTGCCGATATTGACGATGGCGTTTTTCAGCTGAAAACGATCACCCCTGAAGACTTTGGCCTGAAGCGCTGCCGCCTTGAAGATCTGACCGGAGGCGATGCCCGGTGCAACGCCGAGCTCGTGCGTGCGATACTGCGTGGCGACAAAGGTCCCCGGCGCGACATTGTCCTGTTGAACGGTGCTTTTGCGCTGGTTGCCGCCGGCATGGCCGATTCCATCGGGAAAGGCCTGTGTATGGCCGCCGCCGCCATCGACGAGGGCCGGGCAATGGAAAAACTCAACGCATTGATCAGGATGACGCAGACGTGA
- a CDS encoding anthranilate synthase component II, translating into MLLMIDNYDSFTYNLVQYFAELGEEVEVYRNDQIDIAGIIRRRPDRLVVSPGPCSPREAGISVEVIQQLAGKLPILGVCLGHQSIGYAFGGNIIRAGCLMHGKTSPIHHDGRELFAGLPNPFDATRYHSLVIERATFPDCLEITAWTEDGEIMGLRHRQLPLWGVQFHPESILTVAGKDLLQNFLHLG; encoded by the coding sequence ATGTTGTTGATGATCGATAACTACGATTCCTTCACCTACAATCTCGTGCAGTACTTCGCTGAACTTGGCGAGGAGGTTGAGGTGTACCGCAACGATCAGATTGATATTGCAGGGATTATTCGGCGGCGGCCCGACCGGTTGGTGGTTTCTCCGGGGCCATGTTCTCCCAGGGAAGCCGGCATTTCGGTTGAAGTTATCCAGCAACTTGCCGGCAAACTACCGATTCTGGGAGTTTGTCTCGGTCACCAGTCCATCGGCTATGCCTTCGGTGGAAACATCATTCGGGCCGGATGCCTCATGCACGGCAAGACCAGCCCCATCCATCACGATGGTCGGGAACTGTTTGCCGGTTTGCCTAATCCGTTTGACGCGACCCGCTACCATTCCCTGGTCATCGAGCGTGCCACCTTCCCCGATTGTCTTGAGATCACGGCATGGACCGAGGACGGAGAAATCATGGGGTTGCGCCATCGCCAGTTGCCCCTGTGGGGCGTTCAGTTCCACCCCGAGTCCATCCTTACCGTGGCGGGAAAGGATCTGCTGCAAAACTTTCTGCATCTTGGATGA
- the trpE gene encoding anthranilate synthase component I yields MYYPGLDEFRQYARQGNLIPVYREILADMETPVSAFRKIDDQKTGFLLESIAGGEKWARYSFLGSGPCKIFRCRGRYWELHNGDSLIDAGESDKPLEILQGLLQQFRLVPVQGLPRFFGGLVGYCGYDTVRYFEDLPEVGCRTIGTDDACFILTEKLLIFDTLRQVIKVVCNVHVEDGGSVEDAYAHGIAAIDELVGKLRRTLPATVPGGSMQPVEFTSNFTRKQFVQAVERCKEYVRAGDIIQVVLSQRFSGKIGDCEPLDIYRALRTLNPSPYMFFLRFGETLVIGASPEVLVRKEGDMAEVRPIAGTRPRGRTPAEDLSLEQELLEDPKELAEHIMLVDLGRNDLGRVCCPGSVEVSELKVIERYSHVMHIVSNVRGRLAQGLNAFDVLSATFPAGTLSGAPKIRAMEIIEELEPCRREIYGGAVGYFSFSGNMDMAIAIRTLVVHDGKIHLQAGAGIVADSDPESEYLETLNKARGAMKAVEMACRGLD; encoded by the coding sequence ATGTATTATCCAGGTCTAGATGAATTCCGCCAATATGCCCGTCAGGGCAATCTTATTCCTGTTTATCGGGAAATACTTGCCGACATGGAGACACCGGTGTCGGCGTTTCGCAAAATCGATGATCAAAAGACCGGCTTTTTGCTGGAAAGTATCGCCGGAGGCGAAAAATGGGCGAGGTATTCTTTCCTTGGTAGTGGTCCATGTAAGATTTTCCGGTGCCGCGGACGGTACTGGGAACTCCACAATGGCGATAGCCTCATCGATGCAGGGGAAAGCGACAAACCACTGGAAATCCTGCAAGGATTGCTGCAGCAGTTCCGCCTGGTGCCGGTTCAGGGTTTGCCTCGTTTTTTTGGCGGACTGGTAGGATATTGCGGTTACGATACGGTTCGTTACTTTGAAGACCTGCCCGAGGTTGGTTGTCGAACCATCGGCACCGACGATGCCTGCTTTATTCTTACAGAAAAACTGCTTATATTTGATACCCTGCGCCAGGTCATCAAGGTTGTCTGCAATGTACACGTTGAGGATGGAGGTAGTGTCGAGGACGCCTACGCGCACGGTATTGCCGCCATCGATGAACTTGTGGGAAAATTGCGCCGGACCTTGCCTGCCACTGTCCCGGGTGGCAGCATGCAACCTGTCGAGTTTACATCCAACTTTACCCGCAAGCAATTCGTCCAGGCTGTGGAACGATGCAAAGAGTATGTCCGGGCCGGCGATATCATTCAGGTGGTCCTGTCCCAGCGGTTTTCCGGAAAAATAGGTGACTGCGAGCCTTTGGATATATACAGGGCCTTGCGCACGCTGAATCCCTCTCCCTACATGTTTTTTCTGCGCTTTGGGGAAACCCTGGTGATTGGTGCCTCTCCCGAAGTGCTTGTCCGCAAGGAAGGAGACATGGCCGAAGTTCGGCCCATTGCCGGGACCCGCCCGCGCGGGCGCACCCCGGCAGAAGATCTGTCGCTGGAACAGGAACTGCTCGAGGATCCGAAAGAACTGGCCGAACATATTATGCTGGTTGATCTGGGTCGTAATGATCTCGGTCGTGTCTGTTGCCCCGGGTCGGTGGAGGTCAGCGAATTGAAAGTCATTGAGCGCTACTCCCATGTCATGCATATTGTATCCAATGTCCGTGGCAGGCTTGCCCAGGGTCTGAACGCCTTTGATGTGTTGTCGGCGACTTTTCCCGCTGGAACTTTGAGTGGCGCGCCCAAAATTCGTGCCATGGAGATCATTGAGGAACTCGAGCCTTGCCGTCGCGAGATATACGGTGGTGCGGTAGGGTATTTTTCCTTTTCCGGCAATATGGACATGGCCATCGCCATCCGTACGCTGGTGGTTCATGATGGAAAAATTCATCTGCAGGCCGGCGCCGGTATTGTAGCCGATTCCGATCCCGAGTCCGAATATCTGGAAACGCTGAACAAGGCACGAGGTGCCATGAAGGCTGTTGAAATGGCTTGCAGGGGGCTCGATTGA
- the rplQ gene encoding 50S ribosomal protein L17, with product MRHNKSGKRLGRNSSHRAAMMRNMVTSLLEHEKITTTDARAKELRKVVDRMITLGKRGDLHARRQASQVIRERKVVGKLFEVIGPRFKDRPGGYTRIIKLANRLGDNASQVIIELVEEEFSAKVRKTSQPAAEVVAAAVTEAADASSDEETAE from the coding sequence ATGCGTCACAATAAATCCGGTAAACGGCTCGGGCGCAATTCCAGTCACCGTGCTGCCATGATGCGCAACATGGTCACTTCGTTGCTCGAGCATGAAAAGATCACCACGACCGATGCGCGTGCCAAGGAATTGCGCAAGGTGGTTGACCGAATGATCACCCTTGGTAAACGCGGGGATCTTCATGCCCGGCGACAGGCCAGCCAGGTGATTCGGGAGCGCAAGGTTGTAGGGAAGCTGTTCGAAGTTATCGGCCCCCGCTTCAAGGACCGCCCCGGCGGTTATACGCGCATCATCAAGTTGGCTAACCGCCTTGGCGACAACGCTTCGCAGGTTATCATCGAACTGGTCGAGGAAGAGTTTTCCGCCAAGGTGCGAAAGACTTCCCAGCCTGCTGCCGAGGTGGTGGCAGCTGCGGTTACCGAAGCGGCCGATGCTTCGTCCGATGAAGAGACCGCAGAATAA
- a CDS encoding DNA-directed RNA polymerase subunit alpha → MYKNWRDLIKPKRLQVDVDSLSDTYGKFTAEPFERGFGTTLGNSLRRVLLSSLQGAAITSVRIKGVLHEFSSIPGVTEDVTDIILNLKGVLLKLHGTDSRNIRIVKKGAGVITAGDIITDSHVDVLNPDHHILTCGKDADLEMDMVVAMGKGYVPAERNRDEKAPVGTIPIDALFSPIKKVNFTVTNARVGQITDYDKLNLEISTDGSVRPDDAVAFAAKILKEQLQIFINFDEDTETVVEEESEENRKINENLYRSVEELELSVRSANCLKNANIHLIGDLVQRSEAEMLKTQNFGRKSLNEIKDILADMGLSLGMALENFPDPEYLKMIQEGKEDL, encoded by the coding sequence ATGTACAAAAACTGGAGAGATCTGATCAAGCCTAAGCGCCTCCAGGTTGATGTGGACTCCTTGTCGGATACCTATGGCAAGTTCACGGCTGAGCCTTTCGAGCGGGGATTCGGCACCACCTTGGGTAATTCCCTGCGGCGGGTGCTGCTCTCGTCTCTGCAGGGTGCGGCTATCACCTCGGTCAGGATAAAAGGGGTACTGCATGAATTTTCCAGCATCCCGGGTGTTACCGAAGATGTCACAGATATCATCCTGAATCTTAAAGGGGTGCTGCTCAAGCTGCACGGTACGGACAGTCGCAACATCCGGATTGTCAAAAAGGGCGCTGGCGTCATCACGGCAGGTGACATTATCACGGATTCCCATGTGGATGTACTCAATCCCGACCATCATATACTGACTTGCGGCAAGGATGCCGATCTTGAAATGGATATGGTCGTCGCCATGGGCAAGGGCTACGTGCCGGCTGAACGGAACCGGGATGAGAAGGCTCCGGTGGGAACGATCCCCATCGATGCGCTTTTTTCGCCGATTAAAAAGGTCAATTTCACGGTTACCAACGCCCGTGTCGGACAAATCACCGACTACGACAAGCTTAACCTCGAAATCTCCACGGACGGAAGCGTGCGTCCTGATGACGCGGTGGCTTTCGCTGCTAAAATTCTCAAGGAACAGTTGCAGATTTTCATCAACTTCGATGAAGATACGGAAACGGTTGTCGAAGAGGAGAGTGAAGAGAACCGCAAGATCAACGAAAATCTGTATCGCTCCGTTGAGGAACTGGAACTTTCCGTGAGAAGTGCCAACTGCCTGAAGAATGCCAATATTCACCTTATCGGCGACTTGGTGCAGCGGTCCGAAGCTGAGATGCTCAAAACCCAGAACTTCGGGCGAAAATCTTTGAACGAAATTAAGGATATACTGGCCGATATGGGGCTTTCACTCGGTATGGCTCTCGAGAATTTTCCCGATCCTGAATATCTTAAAATGATTCAGGAAGGGAAAGAAGATCTATGA
- the rpsD gene encoding 30S ribosomal protein S4 has product MARYTGPVCRLCRRETTKLFLKGDRCYTDKCALERRNYAPGQHGQGRGKASDYGTQLREKQRMKRTYGLLEKQFRAYFDKADRMKGVTGENLLVLLERRLDSVVYRLGFTSSRAEARALVRQGHFLVNGRKVNVPSYILRVNDVVELREKSRKVARINEALDGVMRRGLPSWVELDRDAFKGSLKTLPVREEMTTPAFQEQLIVELYSK; this is encoded by the coding sequence TTGGCTAGATATACTGGGCCTGTCTGCCGGCTGTGCAGAAGAGAAACCACGAAGCTGTTCCTTAAGGGGGACAGGTGTTATACAGATAAATGTGCTCTTGAAAGACGCAACTACGCGCCTGGCCAGCATGGTCAGGGTCGTGGCAAAGCTTCCGACTACGGCACCCAGCTGCGTGAAAAACAGCGCATGAAACGCACCTACGGCTTGCTTGAGAAGCAGTTCCGGGCCTATTTTGACAAGGCGGATCGCATGAAAGGGGTGACCGGCGAGAACCTGCTGGTCCTGCTTGAACGTCGGCTTGACAGCGTCGTCTACCGGCTTGGATTTACCAGTTCGCGTGCCGAGGCTCGCGCCCTTGTGCGGCAGGGTCACTTCTTGGTGAACGGTCGGAAGGTTAATGTGCCTTCCTACATCCTGAGGGTCAATGATGTCGTTGAGCTGCGCGAGAAGTCTCGCAAGGTTGCCCGTATCAACGAGGCTCTTGACGGTGTCATGCGGCGCGGTCTGCCTTCCTGGGTTGAACTTGACCGGGATGCCTTCAAGGGTAGCCTCAAGACCCTGCCGGTGCGCGAGGAAATGACTACGCCGGCCTTCCAGGAGCAGCTGATCGTCGAGCTTTACTCCAAGTAA
- the rpsK gene encoding 30S ribosomal protein S11, producing MAKGKRVVRKKVEKKNIANGIAHIQATFNNTIVTITDVAGNVISWSTCGTMSFKGSRKSTPFAAQIAAEDAAKKAMEHGLRSVEVRVKGPGSGRESALRALSSAGLNISVIKDVTPIPHNGCRPPKRRRV from the coding sequence ATGGCTAAGGGTAAGCGAGTTGTACGGAAAAAAGTCGAGAAAAAGAATATAGCCAATGGTATCGCCCATATTCAGGCGACTTTCAACAACACCATTGTCACTATTACGGACGTTGCAGGCAACGTGATCTCCTGGTCCACCTGCGGGACGATGAGCTTTAAGGGGTCCCGTAAAAGCACCCCGTTTGCGGCTCAGATCGCTGCGGAAGACGCGGCCAAGAAGGCCATGGAGCACGGATTGCGGTCCGTTGAGGTTCGCGTCAAAGGGCCCGGTTCCGGTCGGGAATCGGCATTGCGCGCTCTTTCTTCGGCAGGTCTGAATATCAGCGTGATCAAGGACGTTACACCTATTCCCCACAATGGTTGTCGTCCGCCCAAGCGCAGAAGAGTTTAA
- the rpsM gene encoding 30S ribosomal protein S13: protein MARIAGIDLPRNKRIEVALTYIYGIGRSSSQNILQKAGVDPNTRTDDLTEAEAGLIRDVIDGHYQVEGDLRRVVTGNIKRLMDLGCYRGLRHRRGLPVRGQKTKTNARTRKGPRKTVAGKRK from the coding sequence TTGGCACGAATCGCTGGTATCGATTTACCGAGAAACAAGCGGATCGAGGTTGCGCTTACTTATATTTACGGCATTGGCCGCTCCTCGTCCCAAAATATTTTGCAGAAAGCCGGGGTGGATCCCAACACCCGTACGGATGATCTGACGGAAGCGGAAGCCGGTCTCATTCGCGATGTCATCGACGGCCATTATCAGGTCGAGGGTGATTTGCGTCGCGTGGTGACCGGAAACATCAAGCGGTTGATGGATCTTGGTTGCTACCGTGGCTTGCGTCATCGGCGCGGGCTTCCTGTCCGTGGTCAGAAAACCAAAACCAATGCGCGTACGCGCAAGGGGCCGCGGAAAACCGTCGCCGGCAAGCGTAAGTAA
- the rpmJ gene encoding 50S ribosomal protein L36 — translation MKVRASVKPICSKCKVVRRKGIVRIICENPKHKQKQG, via the coding sequence ATGAAAGTTCGAGCTTCGGTCAAGCCGATTTGTTCCAAATGTAAAGTAGTTAGACGCAAGGGAATTGTCAGGATCATCTGCGAGAACCCCAAGCATAAGCAAAAACAGGGATAA
- the map gene encoding type I methionyl aminopeptidase produces MIPIKSSDDLLRMRESGRMVAEILALLAEKVVPGITTLELDRLAERECKKRGAKPAFKGYGGFPFSICASPEDRVVHGFPDRRPLLEGEILSIDFGVVWKGFYGDSAMTLPVGKIDAAKQRLLDVTGQSLALGIAQAIPGNRLFDISHAIQSYVEAQGFSVVKEFVGHGIGRGLHEDPQVPNFGPPGQGPLLRCGMVLAIEPMINAGKCGVKVLEDGWTAVTSDGKPSAHFEHTVAITDEGPQILTAV; encoded by the coding sequence GTGATACCGATTAAATCCAGCGACGATCTGCTCCGCATGCGTGAGTCGGGGCGTATGGTCGCGGAGATTCTTGCGCTGTTGGCCGAAAAGGTTGTTCCAGGTATCACGACGCTGGAGTTGGATCGCCTGGCGGAGCGAGAATGTAAAAAACGGGGGGCCAAGCCGGCCTTTAAGGGTTATGGCGGGTTCCCGTTCAGTATTTGCGCGTCTCCTGAAGATCGGGTTGTGCATGGCTTTCCGGATCGCCGTCCTTTGCTCGAGGGGGAAATTCTCAGTATCGACTTCGGGGTTGTCTGGAAGGGGTTTTACGGCGATTCGGCTATGACGCTGCCCGTCGGAAAAATAGACGCAGCGAAACAACGGTTGCTTGATGTTACCGGACAATCTCTGGCGCTGGGGATTGCGCAAGCCATTCCTGGCAACCGTTTGTTTGATATTTCGCATGCCATTCAGAGTTATGTCGAGGCTCAGGGATTCAGTGTGGTAAAGGAGTTTGTCGGGCACGGTATTGGGCGCGGATTGCATGAAGATCCGCAAGTTCCCAACTTCGGTCCGCCAGGGCAGGGTCCCTTGTTGCGCTGTGGCATGGTATTGGCTATTGAGCCGATGATCAATGCAGGTAAGTGTGGAGTCAAGGTTCTTGAGGATGGGTGGACAGCGGTTACGTCTGATGGCAAGCCGTCTGCGCATTTCGAGCATACCGTGGCGATTACCGACGAAGGCCCGCAAATATTGACCGCCGTTTAG